The Spiribacter roseus genome includes the window CTGTCTCGGCCCCGGGGGCGGGTTGTTTCTGGATGACCGCCTCGATGCTGATGCCGGCGTTACTGAGAATGCCGGTCAGATCGGCCAGCACGCCAGGCTGATCCTGGGCTTCAACGCGCAGGTAATAGGCCGTTTCCACCGACTGCATGCCGAGCACCGGCTCGTCGGACAGCGAGTGGGCCTGGAACGCGAGGTAGGGCACCCGGTTTTCGGGCTCGAGCGTGAACTCTCGCACCACATCCACCAGATCGGCCACCACCGCCGATGCCGTCGGCTCGGCGCCGGCACCGGCCCCGTAGTAGAGCGTTGGCCCCAGCGGATCGGCATTGACCATGACCGCGTTCATGACCCCATCGACATTGGCCAGCAGCTGGCGCTCGGGCAGCAGCGTGGGGTGCACGCGCAGCGCGATGCCGTCGCCCTCTCGGCGGCAGATGCCCAGGTGCTTGATCCGAAAACCCAGCTCGGCGGCGTAGTTGACATCGTCGGTGCTGACCTGGCCGATGCCCTCGGTATAAACCTTGTCAAACTGCAGCGGGATGCCAAAGGCGATCGAGGCCAGAATGGTCAGCTTGTGGGCGGCATCGATGCCGTCGACGTCAAACGTGGGGTCGGCCTCGGCATACCCCAGGCGCTGGGCTTCGGCGAGGACGTCGCCGAATTCACGGCCGGCGTAGCACATCTCGGTGAGGATGAAGTTGCCGGTGCCGTTGATGATCCCGGCGAGCCACTCGATGCGGTTGCCGACCAGGCCCTCGCGGACCGCCTTGATGATGGGAATCCCTCCCGCGACGGCGGCCTCAAAACCCACCGTCACGCCATTGGCCCGGGCCCGGGCAAAGATCTCGTTACCATGCAGCGCGATCAGCGCCTTATTGGCGGTGACGACATGTTTGCCGTTATCCAGGGCCCGGAGGATCAGCGACTTGGACAGTGTCTCGCCACCGATCAGCTCGACGATGATCTCGATTTCGGGATCGTCGACGACGGCATGCGCATCATAGTCGAGCTGGATATGCTCGGTGCTGCAGGTCCGCGGGCGATCGGGATGCCTCGCCGCGGCCCGGACGACATCCACGGGGCGCCCCGCCCGTCGCGTGATCTCGTCACGATTGCGCTCCAGCAGGTTGACGGTTCCGCCGCCCACCGTGCCCAGCCCGAGTACTCCGACCTTTACCGGATCCAAGTTCGTTTCTCCCTTCCTGTTACTGCCCAAGCCCATCGCGTCGGAACATCTGCTTGATGCCCCGTACCGCCTGGCGTGTTCTGTGTTGATTCTCGATCAGCCCGAAGCGCACATGCGTGTCGCCGTATTCACCAAACCCGACCCCGGGTGAAACCGCCACGCCGGCATCGCTGATCAGCTTTTTCGCGAACTCCAGCGAGCCCATGGACTGATAGGGCTCGGGGATGCGCGCCCAGGCGAACATCGTCGCCTGGGGGCGCTTGATGGGCCAGCCCGCGGCCTCCAGCCCATCGCAGAGCACGTCACGACGCCCCTGGTAGGTGTCGCGGATTTCCGTGACGCAGTCCTGCGGCCCTTCCAGCGCATGGATGGCGGCCACCTGGATGGGCGTGAACATGCCGTAGTCGAGATAGGACTTCATCCGCGCCAGTGCGGCGATCAGTTTCTCGCTGCCGCACATGAATCCGACCCGCCAGCCGGGCATGTTGTAGCTCTTCGACAGTGAAAACGACTCCACCGCCACCTCGCGGGCCCCCGGCACCTGCAGGATCGATGGCGCCTGATAGCCGTCGTAGACCAGGTCGGCATAGGCCAGATCGTGGACGATCCAGATCCGGTGCTCGCGGCAGATCTCCACCACCCGTTCAAAGAACGCCAGATCGACGCACTGCGCCGTGGGGTTGGCGGGAAAGTTGAGGATCAGCATCTTCGGCTTCGGCCAGGTGTCCTTGATGGCCTTCTCAAGCTCGGTGAAAAAGTCACCGTCCTCAACCAGCGGCACATGACGGATGTCGGCGCCCGCGATCACCACGCCGTAGGGATGGATCGGATAGGCCGGGTTCGGGACCAGCACCGCGTCGCCCGGCCCGAGGGTGGCCAGCGCCAGATGCGCCAGCCCCTCCTTGGAGCCGATGGTCACGATGGCCTCGCTCTCGGGGTCGAGCGATACGTTATAGCGATCCTCGTACCAGCGGGTGATGGCCCGGCGCAGCCGGGGGATCCCACGGGAGACCGAATAGCGATGGGTGTCCGGCCGCTGGGCCGCCTCCGCCAGCTTGTCGACGATATGCCGCGGCGTGGGCTGATCGGGGTTGCCCATGCCAAAGTCGACAATGTCCTCGCCACGGGCGCGGGCTGCTGCCTTGAGTTCATTGACGATGTTGAACACATACGGCGGCAGGCGCTTGATGCGCTGGAATTCTTCGTTCAAGGCGGTCCCCTCGGGGCGGTCGTTTGATCGAACTCGGGATCATTTCCCGAAAGGCACAATGATAAACCCTGAACGCTAAAATTCCCTCCCGGACCTGTCAAATCGGGGCAGTTGCCCGGGGCCCGTCCCAGTCGCTATTGTTGCGCCATGAAGATGAGTCTTGACGGTGCCGAGGGCACCTACCGCATCCAGGGCTACGCCGACGGCGAGATCCGCATCAACGATGTGCGCTACAACCGGAGCCTGCTGGTGACACCCGATACCCTGGTCACCGAGTGGGGGCCGGCGTCGGTGGAGGCCGCCCGCACGAGCGACTTCGCCGCCGTCCATGAACTCGACCCCGAAGTGGTCCTGCTGGGCACCGGCGTCCACCAGACCTTCCCCAGCCGTGAGCTCATGCTGAGCGTGATGGAGACCGGCGTGGGGCTGGAGGTCATGGATACCGCCTCGGCCTGCCGGACTTACAACGTCCTTATGTCCGAGGGCCGGCGGGTGGTGGCCGCGCTGATCATCGATCAGGGCAGATAGTCACCCGGATCCACGGGCTCGCCCCGCTGCCTGAGCTCGAAATGCAATTCGCCGGGCCGCGCGTCACTGGCGCCCACCCGGGCGATCGTCTCCCCCTGGGCGACCGTGGCGCCCTCGTCCACCAGCAGGGCGCGATTGTAGCCATAGGCGGTCAGGTAGCGCGCATTGTGTTGGATGATCACCAGATTGCCGTAGCCGGGCAGTCCATCACCACTGTAGACCACCTCGCCGGCGGCGGCGGCAAGCACCGGGCTGCCCGGATCGGCCGCGATCCCGATGCCCCGCTTGCCGGGTGACCCGGGGTTGTAGTCGCGCACGATCTCGCCCTCCAGTGGCCATTGCCAGGTCGACGGGTCCGGGCGCTGCACCGGCGCCGGCGTCGCCGCGGTCTGAGACTGCCGACCCTGCGGCGGACGCAGCTGC containing:
- a CDS encoding homoserine dehydrogenase; translation: MDPVKVGVLGLGTVGGGTVNLLERNRDEITRRAGRPVDVVRAAARHPDRPRTCSTEHIQLDYDAHAVVDDPEIEIIVELIGGETLSKSLILRALDNGKHVVTANKALIALHGNEIFARARANGVTVGFEAAVAGGIPIIKAVREGLVGNRIEWLAGIINGTGNFILTEMCYAGREFGDVLAEAQRLGYAEADPTFDVDGIDAAHKLTILASIAFGIPLQFDKVYTEGIGQVSTDDVNYAAELGFRIKHLGICRREGDGIALRVHPTLLPERQLLANVDGVMNAVMVNADPLGPTLYYGAGAGAEPTASAVVADLVDVVREFTLEPENRVPYLAFQAHSLSDEPVLGMQSVETAYYLRVEAQDQPGVLADLTGILSNAGISIEAVIQKQPAPGAETVPVILLTHRVQEFRMDEACSRIEAMEAIHGKVTRIRVEALL
- the alaC gene encoding alanine transaminase, whose translation is MNEEFQRIKRLPPYVFNIVNELKAAARARGEDIVDFGMGNPDQPTPRHIVDKLAEAAQRPDTHRYSVSRGIPRLRRAITRWYEDRYNVSLDPESEAIVTIGSKEGLAHLALATLGPGDAVLVPNPAYPIHPYGVVIAGADIRHVPLVEDGDFFTELEKAIKDTWPKPKMLILNFPANPTAQCVDLAFFERVVEICREHRIWIVHDLAYADLVYDGYQAPSILQVPGAREVAVESFSLSKSYNMPGWRVGFMCGSEKLIAALARMKSYLDYGMFTPIQVAAIHALEGPQDCVTEIRDTYQGRRDVLCDGLEAAGWPIKRPQATMFAWARIPEPYQSMGSLEFAKKLISDAGVAVSPGVGFGEYGDTHVRFGLIENQHRTRQAVRGIKQMFRRDGLGQ
- a CDS encoding Mth938-like domain-containing protein yields the protein MKMSLDGAEGTYRIQGYADGEIRINDVRYNRSLLVTPDTLVTEWGPASVEAARTSDFAAVHELDPEVVLLGTGVHQTFPSRELMLSVMETGVGLEVMDTASACRTYNVLMSEGRRVVAALIIDQGR
- a CDS encoding peptidoglycan DD-metalloendopeptidase family protein; amino-acid sequence: MLGGCSEFDYPADRAVRESAIPTGRAAPTGTADAYTVREGDTLYQIAFGAGLDFRDIAQWNDIEPPYVIYPGQSLQLRPPQGRQSQTAATPAPVQRPDPSTWQWPLEGEIVRDYNPGSPGKRGIGIAADPGSPVLAAAAGEVVYSGDGLPGYGNLVIIQHNARYLTAYGYNRALLVDEGATVAQGETIARVGASDARPGELHFELRQRGEPVDPGDYLP